One genomic region from Microcella humidisoli encodes:
- the gcvT gene encoding glycine cleavage system aminomethyltransferase GcvT: MSESIAPQRHSPLHAVHEALGAAFTDFAGWQMPVRYSSDLAEHHAVRTAAGIFDISHMAEIAVDGPDAAAFLDAALAGRLSAMAPGKAKYSLVLDEHGGIVDDLIVYRMGDTSYLVVANASNRFAVVDALRERAAGVGGPAFAVEIDDRTEQIALIAVQGPASAAVLAATAGLTIEGLEALKYYAWGSGSFAGTDLMVARTGYTGEDGFELYAPVEHAAALWAALTAAGEPLGLVPCGLAARDTLRLEAGMPLYGHELGLSIQPVQAGLGRVVVTDKPAFVGRDAILAGPPEGAPVLVGLRAEGRRAARAEYPVFHGETLVGGVTSGALSPTLGYPIAMAFVSPEASALGTALELDVRGTRIPATVVALPFYSRS; encoded by the coding sequence GTGTCCGAGTCCATCGCCCCCCAGCGCCACTCGCCCCTGCACGCCGTGCACGAGGCGCTCGGCGCGGCCTTCACCGACTTCGCCGGGTGGCAGATGCCGGTGCGCTACAGCTCCGACCTCGCTGAGCACCACGCGGTGCGCACCGCAGCGGGCATCTTCGACATCTCGCACATGGCCGAGATCGCGGTCGACGGCCCCGACGCGGCCGCATTCCTGGATGCTGCGCTCGCCGGCCGGCTCTCGGCGATGGCACCCGGCAAGGCCAAGTACTCGCTCGTGCTCGACGAGCACGGTGGCATCGTCGACGACCTCATCGTGTACCGCATGGGCGACACCTCCTACCTCGTCGTCGCGAACGCCTCCAACCGCTTCGCCGTCGTGGATGCCCTGCGCGAGCGCGCCGCCGGTGTCGGCGGCCCGGCCTTCGCCGTCGAGATCGACGACCGCACCGAGCAGATCGCGCTCATCGCCGTGCAGGGTCCGGCCTCGGCCGCGGTGCTCGCCGCGACCGCGGGGCTCACGATCGAGGGTCTCGAGGCGCTGAAGTACTACGCCTGGGGGTCGGGCAGCTTCGCCGGCACCGACCTGATGGTCGCGCGCACGGGCTACACGGGCGAAGACGGCTTCGAGCTGTACGCGCCGGTCGAGCACGCGGCCGCGCTGTGGGCCGCCCTCACCGCCGCGGGCGAGCCGCTCGGGCTCGTGCCCTGCGGGCTCGCCGCCCGCGACACCCTGCGGCTCGAGGCGGGCATGCCGCTCTACGGGCACGAGCTCGGCCTGAGCATCCAGCCGGTGCAGGCCGGCCTCGGCCGCGTGGTCGTCACCGACAAGCCCGCGTTCGTGGGCCGCGACGCGATTCTCGCCGGCCCGCCCGAGGGAGCCCCGGTGCTGGTCGGTCTGCGGGCCGAGGGCCGTCGGGCCGCCCGCGCCGAGTACCCCGTCTTCCACGGCGAGACCCTTGTCGGCGGGGTCACCTCGGGCGCGCTGTCGCCCACGCTGGGGTACCCGATCGCCATGGCGTTCGTGTCGCCCGAGGCCTCCGCGCTCGGCACCGCGCTCGAGCTCGACGTGCGCGGCACCCGCATCCCCGCCACGGTCGTGGCGCTGCCCTTCTACTCCCGTTCCTGA
- the gcvH gene encoding glycine cleavage system protein GcvH, producing the protein MSAVPADLQYTAEHEWVRLEGDVATVGITQYAADALGDVVYVDLPKVGAALAAGSIVGEVESTKSVGELYAPLDGEVVEANSAVVDAPETINSDPYGEGWLVKVRVSGAPALLSADEYRALIGE; encoded by the coding sequence ATGAGCGCCGTTCCCGCCGACCTGCAGTACACCGCCGAGCACGAGTGGGTGCGCCTCGAGGGCGACGTCGCCACGGTCGGCATCACGCAGTACGCCGCCGATGCGCTCGGCGACGTCGTCTACGTCGATCTGCCCAAGGTCGGGGCGGCGCTCGCCGCCGGGTCGATCGTCGGCGAGGTCGAGTCGACCAAGTCGGTCGGCGAGTTGTACGCGCCGCTCGACGGCGAGGTCGTCGAGGCCAACAGCGCCGTCGTCGACGCCCCCGAGACCATCAACTCCGACCCCTACGGCGAGGGCTGGCTCGTGAAGGTGCGCGTTTCGGGCGCCCCCGCGCTGCTGAGCGCCGACGAGTACCGCGCCCTCATCGGCGAGTAG
- a CDS encoding ABC transporter permease: MAAFVIRRLIASVFVLLAATFLMYNLVALSGDPLEDLRASNAPNKEQLIESRIKLLRLDVIPPLRYFLWLGGLFQGDFGVTVQGRSVNALLEQALGSTLQLVTIATVVAIILGLIVGITTALRQYSGYDYTVTFISFLFFSLPIFWVAVLLKQFVAIGFNDFLEDNPQLPAWLIVIATILAGLLWASIIPGTLRRKALTFAIAAGATASMLVIMNLVNWFTYPGLSIAGVAIVGLGSAVGLTALITGLKNRRALYAALTVAGLGLALYFPFQFGISYSITEWWMLAALAVLSVVVSVGIGWFMGGVDRGPVMRVAGFTGFLTAGAIALDRFMMVWDDYASSGRIRGRPIATIGSSTPNLEGSLWVQGVDIYTHLLLPTIALILISFATYTRYSRASLLEVMNQDYIRTARAKGLAERTVVVRHAFRNALIPIATIVAFDIGGIVGGAVITERVFGWTGMGALFQNGLDGTDPNPVMAFFLVVGGLAILFNLIADLVYAALDPRIRVN; this comes from the coding sequence ATGGCAGCATTCGTCATCCGGCGGCTCATCGCCTCCGTCTTCGTTCTTCTCGCGGCCACGTTCCTCATGTACAACCTGGTCGCACTCTCGGGCGATCCGCTCGAAGACCTGCGGGCGAGCAACGCCCCCAACAAAGAGCAGCTGATCGAGTCGCGCATCAAGCTCCTGCGCCTCGACGTCATCCCGCCGCTGCGGTACTTCCTCTGGCTCGGCGGCCTCTTCCAGGGCGACTTCGGTGTCACCGTCCAGGGGCGCAGCGTCAACGCCCTGCTCGAGCAGGCCCTCGGTTCAACGCTGCAGCTCGTCACGATCGCCACCGTCGTCGCGATCATCCTCGGCCTCATCGTCGGCATCACGACCGCGCTGCGCCAGTACTCGGGCTACGACTACACCGTCACCTTCATCTCGTTCCTCTTCTTCTCGCTGCCGATCTTCTGGGTGGCCGTGCTGCTCAAGCAGTTCGTGGCCATCGGGTTCAACGACTTCCTCGAGGACAACCCGCAGCTGCCGGCGTGGCTGATCGTCATCGCCACGATCCTCGCGGGCCTGCTGTGGGCCTCGATCATCCCGGGAACTCTTCGCCGCAAGGCGCTGACCTTCGCGATCGCGGCGGGTGCGACGGCGAGCATGCTCGTCATCATGAACCTCGTCAACTGGTTCACCTACCCGGGCCTCAGCATCGCAGGTGTCGCCATCGTCGGCCTCGGGTCTGCGGTCGGCCTCACGGCCCTCATCACGGGTCTCAAGAACCGCCGAGCGCTGTATGCGGCTCTCACCGTCGCGGGCCTCGGGCTCGCGCTCTACTTCCCGTTCCAGTTCGGCATCTCGTACTCGATCACCGAGTGGTGGATGCTCGCGGCGCTCGCGGTGCTCTCCGTCGTCGTGAGCGTCGGCATCGGATGGTTCATGGGCGGGGTCGACCGCGGCCCCGTCATGCGCGTCGCCGGCTTCACGGGCTTCCTCACGGCGGGCGCGATCGCGCTCGACCGCTTCATGATGGTGTGGGACGACTACGCGTCGTCAGGCCGCATCCGCGGCCGCCCGATCGCCACGATCGGCTCGTCGACCCCGAACCTCGAGGGCTCTCTCTGGGTTCAAGGCGTCGACATCTACACGCACTTGCTGCTGCCGACCATCGCGCTCATCCTCATCTCGTTCGCCACCTACACGCGCTATTCGCGGGCGAGCCTGCTCGAGGTCATGAACCAGGACTACATCCGCACGGCCCGCGCCAAGGGCCTCGCCGAGCGCACGGTCGTCGTGCGGCACGCATTCCGTAACGCCCTCATCCCGATCGCGACGATCGTGGCCTTCGACATCGGCGGCATCGTCGGCGGCGCCGTCATCACCGAGCGCGTGTTCGGCTGGACGGGAATGGGGGCGCTCTTCCAGAACGGCCTCGATGGCACCGATCCGAACCCCGTCATGGCCTTCTTCCTCGTCGTCGGCGGCCTCGCGATCCTGTTCAACCTGATCGCCGACCTCGTATACGCCGCACTCGACCCACGAATCCGAGTCAACTGA
- a CDS encoding SOUL family heme-binding protein → MTEQQPYTLVRQHDGFEVRQYPAHMLVQVDVRGGLDAGAGAGFGPLFQYISGGNAGGRSISMTAPVLQQPRAEGVQTVSFVMPADMDAASTPSPRDQRVRTLAVAARLVAARRFTGSARTSRFTDQGAHLVASVRAAELTPVGDVYYARFDPPWKPGFLRHNEALIEIAADDSGD, encoded by the coding sequence GTGACCGAGCAGCAGCCGTACACGCTCGTGCGACAGCACGACGGGTTCGAGGTGCGCCAGTACCCGGCGCACATGCTCGTGCAAGTCGATGTTCGGGGCGGTCTCGATGCGGGAGCGGGGGCCGGTTTCGGCCCCCTCTTCCAGTACATCAGCGGCGGCAACGCCGGCGGGCGGAGCATCTCCATGACTGCCCCGGTGCTGCAGCAGCCTCGTGCAGAAGGCGTGCAGACGGTGAGCTTCGTCATGCCCGCCGACATGGATGCGGCGAGCACCCCGAGCCCACGCGACCAACGGGTGCGAACCCTGGCGGTGGCTGCGCGCCTCGTCGCGGCGCGACGATTCACCGGCTCGGCCCGCACGTCACGATTCACCGATCAGGGCGCGCACCTCGTCGCGTCCGTGCGAGCAGCCGAACTCACGCCGGTGGGTGACGTGTACTACGCACGCTTCGACCCCCCGTGGAAGCCCGGGTTCCTGCGGCACAACGAAGCGCTCATCGAGATCGCCGCCGACGACTCAGGCGACTAG
- a CDS encoding ABC transporter family substrate-binding protein yields the protein MRISRFAAATATIAASALVLSACAAPQSEVVEGSSITVAWNQPFYSYNSNTSFGNATANANIVYLTSGGFNYYNNVPELVKDESFGTYELVSEDPLTVKYTVADDVQWSDGTAVDGADLLLAWAANSGVLNTPDFDPGEFTDPETGEFTDEYPTDVVYFDGAIGAGLQLVTETPVIDGRSITLVYDEFFVDWELVFGVGLPAHVVAQRALDIEDAAEAKTALIEAIQNNDAAALAPISSTWNSDWNFTELPAEEDANLLVVNGPYQITDFVADQSITLTANPNYRGDNLPNIEEITIRFITDPLAAVQALANGEVDIISPQATADVADALAALDGVTVLSGEEAVYEHIDLQFAESKNGTFDDPLVREAFLKTIPRQQIVDTLIKPLNPEAEVRNSQIFIPGADGYDETVANNGMDAFTEVDIEGAKALLAEAGVTAPDVCILYASNNPRRVNEFALIQASAAEAGFVVEDCGSPEWGGLLGTPGAYDAVFFGWQSTSLGVTNSSPTFRTGGINNLNYYSNPEVDALLDELDVTLDVERQIEIQVEIDKLLMDDFYGLTIFQFPAVTAFSDRVTNVEPGPLSPTIFWNAWDWEPTESN from the coding sequence TTGCGTATCAGCAGATTCGCGGCCGCCACGGCCACGATCGCGGCGAGCGCTCTCGTTCTCTCGGCTTGCGCAGCGCCGCAGTCCGAGGTCGTCGAGGGAAGCTCCATCACGGTCGCGTGGAACCAGCCGTTCTACTCGTACAACAGCAACACGTCGTTCGGTAACGCCACGGCCAACGCCAACATCGTGTACCTGACCAGCGGTGGTTTCAACTACTACAACAACGTTCCCGAGCTGGTGAAGGACGAGTCCTTCGGCACCTACGAGCTCGTCTCGGAAGACCCGCTGACGGTCAAGTACACCGTTGCGGACGACGTGCAGTGGTCTGACGGCACGGCCGTCGACGGCGCCGACCTCCTGCTCGCGTGGGCCGCGAACTCGGGCGTGCTGAACACCCCCGACTTCGACCCGGGCGAGTTCACCGACCCCGAGACCGGTGAGTTCACCGACGAGTACCCGACCGACGTCGTCTACTTCGACGGCGCCATCGGTGCGGGTCTGCAGCTCGTCACCGAGACGCCCGTCATCGACGGCCGCTCGATCACCCTCGTCTACGACGAGTTCTTCGTCGACTGGGAGCTCGTCTTCGGCGTGGGCCTGCCGGCGCACGTCGTCGCGCAGCGCGCGCTCGACATCGAGGACGCGGCCGAGGCCAAGACGGCGCTCATCGAGGCTATCCAGAACAACGACGCGGCCGCCCTGGCGCCGATCTCGAGCACCTGGAACTCGGACTGGAACTTCACCGAGCTGCCGGCGGAGGAGGACGCGAACCTCCTCGTCGTCAACGGCCCGTACCAGATCACCGACTTCGTGGCCGACCAGTCGATCACCCTGACGGCGAACCCGAACTACCGCGGTGACAACCTCCCGAACATCGAGGAGATCACCATCCGCTTCATCACCGACCCGCTTGCCGCCGTGCAGGCGCTCGCCAACGGTGAGGTCGACATCATCAGCCCCCAGGCCACGGCCGACGTCGCGGACGCGCTCGCCGCGCTCGACGGTGTCACCGTGCTGTCGGGTGAAGAGGCCGTCTACGAGCACATCGACCTGCAGTTCGCCGAGTCGAAGAACGGCACGTTCGACGACCCGCTCGTGCGTGAGGCCTTCCTCAAGACGATCCCGCGTCAGCAGATCGTCGACACGCTCATCAAGCCGCTCAACCCCGAGGCCGAGGTCCGCAACTCGCAGATCTTCATCCCCGGTGCCGACGGCTACGACGAGACCGTCGCCAACAACGGCATGGACGCGTTCACCGAGGTCGACATCGAGGGCGCCAAGGCGCTGCTCGCCGAGGCCGGCGTGACCGCTCCTGACGTCTGCATCCTCTACGCATCGAACAACCCGCGTCGTGTCAACGAGTTCGCCCTCATCCAGGCTTCGGCCGCTGAGGCCGGCTTCGTGGTCGAGGACTGCGGCAGCCCCGAGTGGGGTGGCCTGCTCGGCACCCCCGGTGCGTACGACGCGGTGTTCTTCGGCTGGCAGTCGACGAGCCTTGGTGTGACCAACAGCTCGCCGACCTTCCGCACGGGCGGCATCAACAACCTCAACTACTACAGCAACCCCGAGGTTGACGCGCTGCTCGACGAGCTGGACGTCACCCTTGACGTCGAGCGCCAGATCGAGATCCAGGTCGAGATCGACAAGCTGCTGATGGACGACTTCTACGGTCTGACCATCTTCCAGTTCCCCGCCGTCACCGCGTTCTCCGACCGCGTGACGAACGTGGAGCCGGGACCGCTGTCGCCGACCATCTTCTGGAACGCGTGGGACTGGGAGCCGACCGAGAGCAACTAG
- a CDS encoding SDR family NAD(P)-dependent oxidoreductase, with translation MQISGKVFAVTGGGNGIGREVVLGLVAKGARVAALDLSEEGLAETVRLAGDHGDRISTHVVNITDRKAVEKLPAAIIKQHGQVDGLLNIAGIIQKFVPVMQLDWDQIERVIDVNLYGVLNTTKAFLPELVTRPEAALVNVASMGAYAPVPGQGVYGATKAAVAQLSRALHSELMETNVAVTGVFPGAIGTNITVNSGLMTEEQAKEMAAAAGDKQRKTTAPAEAGRQIIEAIEKGSYEIFIGGDARIMSRLSRLNPKNAAGLIYRQMKDLLSSMN, from the coding sequence ATGCAGATCAGTGGGAAGGTCTTCGCCGTCACCGGCGGCGGCAACGGCATCGGGCGCGAGGTCGTGCTCGGCCTCGTGGCGAAGGGCGCGCGCGTCGCAGCTCTCGACCTCAGCGAGGAGGGTCTGGCCGAGACCGTGCGGCTGGCCGGCGACCACGGCGACCGCATCTCGACGCATGTCGTGAACATCACCGACCGGAAGGCGGTCGAAAAGCTTCCCGCGGCGATCATCAAGCAGCACGGCCAGGTCGACGGTCTGCTCAACATCGCGGGCATCATCCAGAAGTTCGTGCCCGTCATGCAGCTCGACTGGGACCAGATCGAGCGCGTCATCGACGTCAACCTCTACGGCGTGCTCAACACCACCAAGGCGTTCCTGCCCGAGCTGGTGACGCGGCCCGAGGCCGCGCTCGTGAACGTGGCGAGCATGGGCGCGTACGCCCCGGTTCCCGGTCAAGGCGTATACGGCGCCACCAAGGCGGCCGTGGCGCAGCTCAGCCGCGCCCTGCACTCGGAGCTCATGGAGACGAACGTCGCGGTCACCGGGGTGTTCCCGGGCGCCATCGGCACGAACATCACCGTCAACTCGGGGCTCATGACCGAGGAGCAGGCGAAGGAGATGGCCGCGGCTGCGGGCGACAAGCAGCGCAAGACGACGGCGCCCGCCGAAGCCGGTCGCCAGATCATCGAGGCGATCGAGAAGGGCTCGTACGAGATCTTCATCGGCGGCGACGCGCGCATCATGTCGCGCCTCTCGCGATTGAACCCGAAGAACGCCGCGGGCCTCATCTACAGGCAGATGAAAGACCTGCTCTCGAGCATGAACTAG
- a CDS encoding CPBP family intramembrane glutamic endopeptidase → MTMRPDAEPSPGALPGDRRLRVEILLVLGLSLGASAVYSIVAIANRLTRDIPLGDQTATLNPPRDQREIFDLIYNLLGVFFDLVPVALVAFLLWSTARPHLGRLGIDGTRPWRDTRDGVGLALVIGIPGLALYLVGRALGITVTVVPTALDEHWWTVPVLLLSALRAGVTEEVIVVGYLFARLRDLRWGPWTIILTSALLRATYHLYQGFGAFVGNFAMGLLFGWLYTRYGRLLPLVIAHTVIDAVIFIGYPWAAAAFPGLLAPMPVPSPSPTPSP, encoded by the coding sequence ATGACGATGCGACCGGATGCCGAGCCCTCGCCCGGCGCGCTGCCCGGCGATCGGCGGCTGCGCGTCGAGATCCTGCTCGTGCTCGGGCTGTCGCTCGGCGCGAGCGCCGTCTACTCGATCGTCGCCATTGCGAACCGGCTGACGCGGGACATTCCGCTCGGCGATCAGACGGCCACGCTCAACCCCCCGCGCGATCAGCGCGAGATCTTCGACCTCATCTACAACCTGCTCGGCGTGTTCTTCGACCTCGTGCCGGTCGCCCTCGTGGCCTTCCTGCTGTGGAGCACCGCGCGCCCGCATCTCGGCCGCCTCGGCATCGACGGCACGCGACCGTGGCGCGATACCCGCGACGGCGTCGGGCTTGCGCTCGTCATCGGCATCCCCGGCCTCGCGCTGTACCTCGTCGGGCGCGCGCTCGGCATCACCGTGACCGTCGTGCCGACGGCGCTTGACGAGCACTGGTGGACGGTGCCCGTACTGCTGCTCTCGGCGTTGCGGGCCGGCGTGACCGAGGAGGTCATCGTCGTCGGCTACCTGTTCGCGCGCCTGCGCGACCTGCGCTGGGGGCCGTGGACGATCATCCTCACGAGCGCGCTGCTGCGGGCGACCTACCACCTGTACCAGGGCTTCGGGGCCTTCGTCGGCAACTTCGCGATGGGCCTGCTGTTCGGCTGGCTCTACACGCGCTACGGGCGGCTGCTGCCGCTCGTCATCGCCCACACCGTCATCGACGCCGTGATCTTCATCGGCTACCCGTGGGCCGCCGCGGCGTTCCCGGGGCTGCTCGCCCCGATGCCTGTGCCGAGCCCCTCGCCGACCCCGAGCCCTTAG
- the gcvP gene encoding aminomethyl-transferring glycine dehydrogenase: MSIPFVDRHIGLDADARQLMLDALGYASLDALMDAAVPSAIRQTAPLRSLPAPATEAEALAELRALAAHNRVRRSMIGQGYYGTVTPAVIQRNVLENPSWYTAYTPYQPEISQGRLEALLNFQTMVSELAGLHTANASMLDEATAVVEGMLLARRASGSASNVFLVDSDIFAQTRAVLDGRAEAVGLELQYLPLAETDPADLPEAFGVFVQYPAASGRIWDPSAIIARVKEHGGLAIVAADLLALTLVTSPGELGADVAVGTTQRFGVPMGFGGPHAGYLAVREGLERQMPGRLVGVSKDADGRPAYRLTLQTREQHIRRDKATSNICTAQVLLAVMASMFGVYHGPDGLRRIAEGVHAQAAGFAARLHAAGIEVAHTDFFDTLEVRVPGRAAELVETARERDLLLWQVDADTVRFSFDEVTAASGIGFSRATDGLAADLAAVFGLSDGFGVSLTPHLPEGLRRASDYMTHPVFHMHRSETAMMRYLKRLADRDYALDRGMIPLGSCTMKLNAATEMAAVTWPEFSGLHPFAPLDDVQGSLVMIGHLETWLAELTGYDAVSLQPNAGSQGELAGLLAIRGYHRSRGDEHRTVCLIPSSAHGTNAASAVLAGMRVVVIATTETGDVDLADLRAKIAEHRDELAALMITYPSTHGVYEHEVMQVTAAVHEAGGQVYIDGANLNALLGYARYGDIGGDVSHLNLHKTFCIPHGGGGPGVGPVAAKAHLAEFLPGHPLAQMHQHPPFDHTTGHAGTVEHRGAPVSAAPYGSASILPISWAYARMMGAQGLTDATANAVLAANYVALRLRDHYPVLYAGENGLVAHECILDLRPLKEATGIGNDDVAKRLMDYGFHAPTMSFPVAGTLMIEPTESEDLAELERFIQAMIAIRLEADAVAAGEWPADDNPLVNAPHTAESVIAGEWQHAYSRELAVYPSAGDRTAKYWPPVRRVDQAYGDRNLVCSCLPIEAFA; this comes from the coding sequence GTGAGCATCCCCTTCGTCGACCGCCACATCGGCCTCGACGCCGACGCCCGCCAGCTCATGCTCGACGCGCTCGGCTACGCCTCGCTCGACGCGCTCATGGATGCCGCGGTGCCGTCCGCGATCCGGCAGACGGCCCCGCTGCGCAGCCTGCCCGCGCCCGCGACCGAGGCCGAGGCGCTCGCCGAGCTGCGCGCCCTGGCGGCGCACAACCGCGTGAGGCGCAGCATGATCGGGCAGGGGTACTACGGCACGGTGACGCCCGCGGTCATCCAGCGCAACGTGCTCGAGAACCCGAGCTGGTACACGGCGTACACGCCGTACCAGCCCGAGATCTCGCAGGGGCGCCTCGAGGCGCTGCTCAACTTCCAGACCATGGTGAGCGAGCTCGCGGGCCTGCACACCGCGAACGCCTCGATGCTCGACGAGGCGACGGCGGTCGTCGAGGGCATGCTGCTCGCGCGCCGCGCCTCGGGCTCGGCCTCGAACGTCTTCCTCGTCGACAGCGACATCTTCGCCCAGACCCGGGCGGTGCTCGACGGCCGCGCCGAGGCCGTCGGCCTCGAGCTGCAGTACCTGCCGCTCGCCGAGACCGACCCGGCCGACCTGCCCGAGGCCTTCGGCGTCTTCGTGCAGTACCCGGCGGCCTCGGGTCGCATCTGGGATCCGTCGGCCATCATCGCCCGCGTCAAGGAACACGGCGGCCTCGCGATCGTCGCCGCCGACCTGCTCGCCCTCACGCTCGTCACGAGCCCGGGCGAGCTCGGCGCCGACGTCGCCGTCGGCACGACGCAGCGCTTCGGCGTGCCCATGGGCTTCGGCGGACCGCACGCGGGCTACCTCGCCGTACGCGAGGGCCTCGAGCGGCAGATGCCCGGCCGCCTCGTCGGCGTCTCGAAAGACGCCGACGGCCGCCCCGCCTACCGCCTCACGCTGCAGACGCGCGAGCAGCACATCCGCCGCGACAAGGCGACCAGCAACATCTGCACCGCGCAGGTGCTGCTCGCCGTCATGGCCTCGATGTTCGGCGTCTACCACGGGCCCGACGGGCTGCGCCGCATCGCCGAGGGCGTGCACGCCCAGGCCGCCGGCTTCGCCGCCCGCCTGCACGCCGCGGGCATCGAGGTGGCGCACACCGACTTCTTCGACACCCTCGAGGTGCGCGTGCCGGGCCGCGCGGCCGAGCTCGTCGAGACCGCGCGCGAGCGCGACCTGCTGCTCTGGCAGGTCGATGCCGACACCGTGCGCTTCAGCTTCGACGAGGTCACCGCGGCGAGCGGCATCGGGTTCTCCCGAGCCACCGACGGCCTGGCCGCCGACCTCGCCGCCGTGTTCGGCCTGAGCGACGGCTTCGGGGTGAGCCTGACCCCGCACCTGCCCGAGGGGCTTCGCCGCGCATCCGACTACATGACGCACCCGGTGTTCCACATGCACCGCAGCGAGACCGCCATGATGCGCTACCTCAAGCGCCTCGCCGACCGCGACTACGCGCTCGACCGCGGCATGATCCCGCTCGGCTCGTGCACCATGAAGCTCAACGCGGCCACCGAGATGGCCGCCGTGACGTGGCCCGAGTTCAGCGGCCTGCACCCCTTCGCGCCGCTCGACGACGTGCAGGGCTCGCTCGTCATGATCGGGCACCTCGAGACCTGGCTCGCCGAGCTCACGGGCTACGACGCCGTGTCGCTGCAGCCCAACGCCGGCTCGCAGGGCGAGCTCGCGGGTCTGCTCGCCATCCGCGGCTACCACCGCTCGCGCGGCGACGAGCACCGCACCGTCTGCCTCATCCCCTCGAGCGCGCACGGCACCAACGCCGCCTCCGCCGTGCTCGCGGGCATGCGCGTCGTCGTCATCGCGACGACCGAGACGGGCGACGTCGACCTCGCCGACCTGCGCGCGAAGATCGCCGAGCACCGCGACGAGCTCGCGGCGCTCATGATCACCTACCCCTCGACGCACGGCGTGTACGAGCACGAGGTCATGCAGGTCACGGCGGCCGTGCACGAGGCCGGCGGCCAGGTCTACATCGACGGGGCCAACCTCAACGCGCTGCTTGGCTACGCCCGCTACGGCGACATCGGCGGCGACGTCAGCCACCTCAACCTGCACAAGACGTTCTGCATCCCGCACGGTGGCGGCGGTCCGGGGGTCGGACCCGTGGCGGCCAAGGCGCACCTCGCCGAGTTCCTGCCCGGGCATCCGCTCGCCCAGATGCACCAGCACCCGCCGTTTGACCACACGACGGGCCACGCCGGAACCGTCGAGCACCGTGGCGCGCCCGTCTCGGCCGCGCCCTACGGTTCGGCGAGCATCCTGCCCATCTCGTGGGCCTACGCCCGCATGATGGGCGCTCAGGGGCTCACGGATGCCACGGCCAACGCCGTGCTCGCCGCCAACTACGTCGCCCTGCGCCTGCGCGACCACTACCCGGTGCTCTACGCGGGCGAGAACGGGCTCGTCGCGCACGAGTGCATCCTCGACCTGCGGCCGCTCAAGGAGGCGACCGGCATCGGCAACGACGACGTCGCGAAGCGCCTCATGGACTACGGCTTCCACGCGCCGACCATGTCGTTCCCCGTCGCGGGCACGCTCATGATCGAGCCGACCGAGTCGGAAGACCTCGCCGAGCTCGAGCGGTTCATCCAGGCCATGATCGCCATCCGTCTCGAGGCCGACGCCGTCGCGGCAGGGGAGTGGCCAGCCGACGACAACCCGCTCGTCAACGCGCCGCACACGGCCGAGAGCGTCATCGCGGGGGAGTGGCAGCACGCGTACTCGCGCGAGCTCGCCGTCTACCCCTCGGCCGGCGACCGCACGGCGAAGTACTGGCCGCCGGTGCGCCGCGTCGACCAGGCCTACGGCGACCGCAACCTCGTGTGCTCCTGCTTGCCGATCGAGGCGTTCGCCTAA
- a CDS encoding LON peptidase substrate-binding domain-containing protein, with product MTVMPMFPLGSVLFPAMPTALRVFEERYIVMLSTILGDEPPEFGIVLIERGSEVGGGEHRFPIGTVAQITRVETSEGFIGLIAQGDRRIEVVTWLDDDPYPRAEVRPVPELEWSDEHRPLLERAEQLVRRTISRASEFVEQQWPADIELSDDPVQACWQLAGIAPLGPLDQVRLLRATTVVELLSGIIEATEGAAEMLSMPGLDDDDFSALLDGE from the coding sequence ATGACGGTCATGCCGATGTTCCCGCTCGGGTCGGTGTTGTTCCCGGCGATGCCGACGGCGCTGCGCGTATTCGAAGAGCGCTACATCGTCATGCTCTCGACGATCCTCGGCGATGAGCCGCCCGAGTTCGGCATCGTGCTCATCGAGCGCGGCAGCGAGGTCGGCGGCGGCGAGCATCGGTTCCCGATCGGCACGGTCGCCCAGATCACCCGCGTCGAGACGAGCGAGGGCTTCATCGGCCTCATCGCCCAGGGCGACCGGCGCATCGAGGTCGTGACGTGGCTCGATGACGACCCGTACCCGCGCGCCGAGGTGCGTCCGGTTCCCGAGCTCGAGTGGAGCGACGAGCACCGGCCTCTGCTGGAGCGGGCCGAGCAGCTCGTGCGACGCACGATCTCTCGCGCGAGCGAGTTCGTCGAGCAGCAGTGGCCCGCCGACATCGAGCTGAGCGACGACCCCGTTCAGGCCTGTTGGCAGCTCGCCGGCATCGCGCCGCTCGGGCCGCTCGACCAGGTCCGCCTGCTGCGGGCGACGACGGTCGTCGAACTGCTGAGCGGCATCATCGAGGCGACCGAGGGTGCCGCCGAGATGCTCTCGATGCCGGGACTCGACGACGACGACTTCTCGGCGCTGCTCGACGGCGAGTAG